GTTTCATAGTATAGTTTTAATGTAACAAAGTGTGACATTAAAGCACCGTTAGGATATGGAGCAGTACCGTCTAATTGAATTTTTTCTAATAGTTTATCAGTAATGATAGATCCTTCTTTTACTGAAGAATTACCGTTCGTTGCTAAAGTAGTTAATGGAACATCTTTACCTTGGTATGCTACTTTATGTAATTCGAATGGATAGAATTCTCCACCTACATCAGCAAGACCTTTTTTGAATCTTAGAGTATATTTGTACTTATCTCCAACTTTTTCAACTTTAACATAGCTATCTAATGCAGAACCGTATAATGATTCTTCATCATTGTTGTTAGCATTTCTTAAATGTCCTTGAACGTGGATAGGGAAGTCTTTTTTAATAGTTCCTTTGTATTCAACGTCTTTATTAGGATTTTCGTAAGTTGCCGCTTCATAGTTGTTAGCAGTTACTTTTTTTCTAGCTAAAGATGATAAGTCAAATTTTAAAATCATTTTTTGAGTTCCAAAAGCTTGGTTAATTGAAGCCATAACAGGAACAAATACTTCAGTATATGTTTCTAGTTTATTGTTTGAATCGATTTTATTTTTATCTACATGGTAATTAACAGTTTTTGGATAAACAGTACGATTAGGGAATTTTTCTTTGTATGCATTTATGAAGTTATCAGTCTCATTAGTACTATAATTTTCAACTATTGTTGAGTCTTTATACTCAGGATCTTTAATTTCTTTACGATTTGCATGAGTCTTATCTCCATCATAGTATTTTAAATCTCCTAAGTACCCAGTAAGACCACCAAATGTGATAGGTTTAAATGAAACATTTACAGAGTATTCTCCATTTTTTACAATTAATTTTGTTTTTTCATTGTCGATTGCAGCTGCAGCCATAGAAGGGCTACCTTCTTCATGGAATTTTAGGGCTTCAGTGGTAATCTTATATTCTCCATCTTTTAAAGCTTTAACATCTTGAGCTACAGTAGCTGGTTCTTCAGCTTTAGGTGTTACAGGTGTTGCTGTAGCTGATGTTGTAGCAGGTGCTGTAGTAGAGCTTGCAGCTGGAGTAGCTGTTGTTGCAGTAGGTTTTGCAGTGTTCGATGAATTCGTAGTAGAAGTTGTTGTATTTGCTACAACTGGTGTTTCTTCTGCTGCGAATGCGAAACTATCTTGATCGTATGCTTCAATTGCTGCAACAGCAGAAAAAATTGCAGTTGCTGACAAAACTTTTAATAATGTTGTATTTTTCATAGTCGGTAAAGATCTCCTTTATATATAAGTTGTTGATTATTATTTAAATCTTTAACACTATTATATTACAAAAGATATGAAAAATAAAGATTAAAATGATAATTAATCTCATGTATAGTCTGAAATAGACAAAATTTCCTACAAAGTTTCATAGTAAATTCACAATTTCGACATATTTTATATATTTATCAACTTTATAAAATATAAAAATATTATTATTAAAAGTTTTTTGTGTTAATAGAATATAGTATTTTTTAAAGGGTTGTAAGCCCTTAAACCAATTTATTGACATTTGTAATTTTATGTGTTACGATTTAAAAAGTTAATGAAATATAATCACTGGGGGAGCCGTTTGGCTGAGATAACAAAGTTAGACCCTTTGACCTGATCTAGATAATACTAGCGGAGGAAATGTGAAATGATATAAAATAGAATTGTCCTATTAATATAGAATAATACACTATTACTTATATAAATTCCATGAATCTCCTACGTTAGTAGGGGATTTTTTCTTTTCCTAAAGTGGTAATATTTTATACTATATTTAATTACATTAAGGGGGACCACCTATGAAACTTATTACTGAAATTATGGAAGAGAAGGCATTGCCAATTGTTGACAAGATATATAATGATGGCTTTATTCAAGGTTTAATTCGTGCTGATTTATCTAAGGAGGCAGTGGAACACTATTTAAAAGCTGATGCTTTATACTTAGAAAATTTCAGCGATATTTATGCAATGCTTTTAGCTAAAAGTAATGATAAAGCTGAGAAAAACTTTTTCTTAGATCAAATTAATTTTGTATTGAACGAAGAAATTGCTGCTCATAAAAATTTAGCTGATTATGTAGGAAGAGACTATCAAGAAATAATAAAAGGTGGAGAGTGGTATCCATCTGCAGACCACTATATTAAACATATGTATTATAATGCATTTGCATTTGGAATGGCAGAAACACTTAGTGCTATGGCACCATGTCCATGGATTTATCAAATGGTTGCGAGAAAAATTTTAGCTAATCATGATTTAGCTGAAGATCATCCATTAAAATTCTGGGTAGAGTTTTATGCGGATGGTTTAGTTGACGAAGTACTTTCTGAGTATCATAAAATAATTAATCGTGAAGCAGAATTTATGAGTGAAGAAGGAAAACAACGACTAATTAAAAACTTTTTAGAAAGTTGTGAACATGAACGACGTTTCTTTAATATGGCTTATACACAAGAACATTGGGGACTTGAGGTGTAGGATATGAGTAAACTTAATATTGCTTTAACTATTGCAGGAACAGATCCAACTGGTGGAGCTGGAATTATGGCCGATTTAAAAAGTTTCCAAGCTCGTGAAGTGTACGGAATGGCAGTAGTTACTAGTGTTGTTGCACAAAACACTCTAGGTGTTCAAATGATTAGAAACTTAGACTTAGATATACTAGAAGCGCAATTAAAAAGTGTCTTTGATGATATAACACCTAATAGTATAAAAACTGGAATGATAGCAAATGCTGATATGATGAAGCTGATTAAAAAATATTTACCAAAAGATATCCCATATGTTGTTGATCCAGTAATGGTTGCAACAAGTGGGGATAAATTGATAGATGATGTTGCTAGAAAACATCTAAAAGAAGAGATATTACCACTTGCTACTATAATTACACCAAATGTTCCAGAAGCAGAAGAAATAGTCGATTTTAAAATAGTAACTGAAGATGATGTGAATCGTGCAGGAAAATTCATTATTGATGAAGTTGGATGTAAGTCTGTAGTTATAAAAGGTGGACATCTAACAGGAGAAGCGAAAGATTATTTATTCTTAAATGATGGGACTAAGAAAGTGTGGACTAGTGAGAGATTTAAAACTAATCATACACATGGAACAGGATGTACTTTCTCAGCAGTTATTACCGCTGAATTAGCAAAAGGCAAAAGTATAGTTGAAGCTGTAGATATTGGAAAAAAATTTATTACCGCAGCGATTAAACATACACCAGAGATAGGTCATGGAAATGGTCCTGTAAATCATATAGCATTTAAAGGAGATTTATAAATATGACAAGTTTAAAATTATTAAAAAAGAAAGCACCATTAGTGATCTGCATTACTAATGATGTAGTAAAAAATTTCACAGCAAATGGATTAGTAGCACTAGGAGCGTCACCAGCGATGAGTGAATATCCAAAAGATCTAGAAGATTTATTAAAATATGCTGGAGGATTATTAATAAATATAGGTACATTAACTGATGAAACTTGGAAATTATACCAAGAAGCATTGAAAATTGCTGAGAAGTATAATGTTCCTGCAGTATTAGACCCTGTAGCATGTGGAGCTGGAGCATATAGAAAAAAAGTATCAGATGATTTAATAAACAATTATAAACTAGCAGCGATTAGAGGAAATGCTGGAGAAATTGCATCTTTAGTTGGAATAAATGTAGCATCTAAGGGAGTAGACAGTGCAGGGGTAGATAATATTGATGAAATTGCCTTAGCAGCAAATGAGAAGTTTAATATTCCTATAGTA
This is a stretch of genomic DNA from Gemella haemolysans. It encodes these proteins:
- the tenA gene encoding thiaminase II codes for the protein MKLITEIMEEKALPIVDKIYNDGFIQGLIRADLSKEAVEHYLKADALYLENFSDIYAMLLAKSNDKAEKNFFLDQINFVLNEEIAAHKNLADYVGRDYQEIIKGGEWYPSADHYIKHMYYNAFAFGMAETLSAMAPCPWIYQMVARKILANHDLAEDHPLKFWVEFYADGLVDEVLSEYHKIINREAEFMSEEGKQRLIKNFLESCEHERRFFNMAYTQEHWGLEV
- the thiD gene encoding bifunctional hydroxymethylpyrimidine kinase/phosphomethylpyrimidine kinase, translated to MSKLNIALTIAGTDPTGGAGIMADLKSFQAREVYGMAVVTSVVAQNTLGVQMIRNLDLDILEAQLKSVFDDITPNSIKTGMIANADMMKLIKKYLPKDIPYVVDPVMVATSGDKLIDDVARKHLKEEILPLATIITPNVPEAEEIVDFKIVTEDDVNRAGKFIIDEVGCKSVVIKGGHLTGEAKDYLFLNDGTKKVWTSERFKTNHTHGTGCTFSAVITAELAKGKSIVEAVDIGKKFITAAIKHTPEIGHGNGPVNHIAFKGDL
- the thiM gene encoding hydroxyethylthiazole kinase → MTSLKLLKKKAPLVICITNDVVKNFTANGLVALGASPAMSEYPKDLEDLLKYAGGLLINIGTLTDETWKLYQEALKIAEKYNVPAVLDPVACGAGAYRKKVSDDLINNYKLAAIRGNAGEIASLVGINVASKGVDSAGVDNIDEIALAANEKFNIPIVVTGEVDAIAVNGKVVTIHNGSAMMPKVIGTGCLLGAVLASFIGLEKGQELKSLETAMLAYNIAGEMAEKRPNGHLPGTFKVEFINALYEVTDKDIKTFKKVK